ATTCTTCAAGGAGTTCCGAAAGACAAAGTTTTCTACGGAACCGTTTCTTAAAAACATTGTTCATACCCTCGCTCCTTTGGGTTGTGGTCATATCAGCAGTAAAAGAATCACGAAAGACTGCAGCCTAGTGCGCCCTCAACTCATATAGGTTGCTTAACCACGAGTTGTCCTTCAACCCATATGTTTCCAACAAATCAGTCCACATCTTATCAAAGGATGCCACAGAACTCTCTTCATAAACACATTTCTTAAAATCAGCAAGAAACTTAGGATGGTCCTTCATTACTTGACTGAGATGTTTTGCAGCATTTTGATAAATGTGCCACAAACAAAGGTGATGCCTTGTATTTGGTAAAACAATTCTAATTGCTGCTGACATGGCCGCACATTGATCAGTGAAGATTGTGCTAGGATGCTTGCCTGACATAGCTGCTAGAAATGTATTAAATAGCTAGATAAATGATTCAATTGTTTCATTATATAAGAGTGCAGCCCCAAAAATAATTGTCCGCTTATGGTGGTTAGTCCCAAGGAGCGGAGCAAAGGGCATTTCAAACTTATTTGTTTGAAATGTGGTGTCAAATGACACGGCGTCACCAAAGCATGCGTAATCCATGATAGCTTGACCATCTGCCCAGAAGAAATTAGCTATCCGACCATCTTCTTCATCTAATTGTATGGCGTAAAAAAAAGCTGGATCCTCTAATTGTTTATTCTTCAAGTATTCTAATAGTATCTGTGAATCATTGGCTGGcaaatacttcttgcgctcacgtCCAATTAGATTATTGCAATCCATTCGTGAGAAGGGTACATTTTCAGCTCCTCCATACCAGTGCTTGAAAACTCATACATTTCAGCTGGCTTTATTCCAGCTTGTCGTATTTGACCAATAAGTAATTTGTCTGCCTCTTGTATCTGTCGATGGGGCCTCAGTTTGTGTACCTTGTTTGGACTAGCAAGATAATGATTATGTTCAAGAACAACCTTTTGTACTGTCCAGACCTCCTCTCGGCTAACACTGAACTGGACACGAGCATGACAACATGTTCTTGTGGTAGCATTTTCTTTCAAAGTATCATGTTTTGAAtgtttacctttttctccttccttGCTGCAAACTATATGTTTCTGATAGATAGTTCCATCAACTCTTCGTCTTGCATTGCTTTTTGTAATACTAAAACTGATCTTCCTAGCATAGGAGTTGTACATCTCATATGCATCTGCCTCTGATTTGAATGCCATTCCAACTTCAGGTACAATTGCATCTTCACTGTTATCTCGCTGCATAAAGAGATATAAATTAAAATGGTGAAACTACATAATAGATAACATCATGTCATATATTATATTACCTGGATAGTAGGTTGATCGTCAGACGTCATAGGATTCAGCAACCTTGAAGTGAAGTTGGTGGAATTTGGCGGCATCACTTCCGCCATCGAGATGTTGGAAGCACCAGCAATATGCTCCATAGCAGGGGTTGAGGATGACCTTGATCGTGAAACACCACAATATTCAATCTCCTACAGTGAAACCTTGGCTGTTGTGCGCTCCAGAATGACGATGGGAGGTCGCCGCAGCTTGTGGATCGAAACTGTGTAGCAGCGGAGAAAATGCGGAAACGGTGATGGTCTGATCCTAATTTCACGCAGCAAACGCAATCCGGCTCTGCCTCAAGGAACGGCTGGCTAGGCTCGATTAGCCATGTCATCAGCGGCTCGATTAGCTGGCATCATTAGCTATTGATTTTGGACGCCTGTCGTGCATCGAAGTGATGCCGCACGATTGACGTCTTGCGTCAGCGGTGCATAGAATTTTATTCCGTGATCTTCTACTGCAATTTGTCAAAACACCCTGAATTCACGGATTCTCTCTCGTCACCGTCTCTATTTACATTACACGCGCCTTCTACTTGAAGGGCCGTTTCGTTTGCGCGCATAAACCCGCGGCCGCGGGAGACCACACTGCTTGTCGAGTGTCGACCGCACCGTACGTGGAGAATTCCAGATGAGCACGATGGAGGGTTGGCTCAGTATGATAGCGAACCATACTTTTCGTACGAACTTGCAATCGGATCGCAGATTCGGACGGCGGAGCCTTGGCGTCTTGCTGAACTCCGACGATAGCGTGCGCAACAGGGATGGCGAAGCCGTTGGTGAGTACGCTGGAGGCTCGATTTCTTGCAGCTCTATAGCTAAGAAAAGCGATGCCGGGTCTGATGCCATGTGTGCTGGTCTGCTGGATATGCTCTAACAGTCATCCCCTTGGTCGATGAACTCCCTTATATTTCCAGTAAAGAAAAGACAGCAGCCAACGCTACCAAAATCCTGCCGGAGATACACTTGTTTCGGCCGATTGCTTGTACCCCCAGTGATGATGCATGATGGATCGGTGAACGACGGCATAAGCGATCGCCCCCAGCAGCTCGCACATCACGGCTCGCATGTTCACGCCCGCTGTCTCCACTCCACCGCCGAGCCGAGCTGGGCCTGGGCGTGTGCTTCACATGCACCGTGTACCCGATCAAGTCAGGTAGAGGTAGTCACCAGCTAAGGGCTTATTCGGTTATTTACAATACACATGAATTGGATGTGATTAGAAAAAAAAAATAAGAAGAAGTTTGAATTATTTGAGATTCAAACTCATCCAataccactcaatccacatgaatTTAGAGCTAACGGAACAAACcctaagaaggctcactcggtcacaCGTCCGCGCCACCCCAAAATAACGGTGAAACGTAAATGAGTGTGAGCATCGAAGAGAACGCTCACTCACTCCATCACTACAAACGGCAAGGCTCACGGGCAGCGTGTACGCGCATCGATAGCATTCTTGGCGTCGCTCGCCATAAGAAGCTAACCGCGCCACACTGGCCCCCCCTACCCTGCATCCCTACTGTATGCTACGAGACTACGACACTGCTGTCCCTGCCTGCACCCTGATCCAGTTCCCGGTAGCATACCACCATGGGCCTCTGCATATCCGTGTCTCTCTGGAAGGAGAAGCTCTACGGCGCCGACGGCAGCAGCCGGTCAGTGCAGTGTCGCGTCGTCCATGAGGTTGCCGGCGTGGAGAGTGGTGACTGCGAGTGCGGGAACTTGGGAAGCGACGCCGACGCGCTGGGGGTAGAGCacaaggcggcggcggcggcggctccggCGGCCATGGGCGTGAAAagcggtggagtggagggagctgCCGCTGCCGTGTCGGGTGGCACTCCTGTGCGGCCGATATGGCAGAGGAGGGTGCTGATGGGCGTCAAGTGCCAGCTGCCGCGGTTCAGCGGGATGGTACTCTACGACGAGAGCGGCCGGCCGGTGTGCACTGGCGTCCGGGACAGAGCTCGTGACCAGGTGCGTTCGACGCCTCTTTGCTTAGCTAGTTGACGTCAACAAAATGCACTGACGGTCTGACGCGACTTGAACGATAAATGTTCAGGGTGTGGTTCTTCCTTTGTTCTATCCAATTAATCTACAACGTGCATTCCAAAATATAATACTGGCCTTTTGGCTTTGGTCTGAAGTATTCAGATACTGTTTCTGTCAAAAAAAATTGCCATCTTTAGAACTGTGGTAAAGTATGCCATCAAATTTATATAAAAATTATGAATTTGTCGTACTAAAAAATGTCATTAGATTTATCATAAAATATACTTTAATAATATATGTATTTATCATTATAAACATTAATACTTGTATTTATATATTTGATCAAATCGCATTTACTTTAACCAAGAATGCACCTCAAGTTGCATATTTTTTataatagaggtaataaatgttaGAGTGGACGCACAAAATTGTTCAACCTATAAATTTAAACTGAAAGAAAAGGAGGGGCAATTCAATTATATTTATATTCCAATACCTCTCTCATTCGAGCATCTATTTGGTCTCAGATATGGAATATGAGCAaacaacaattattttattttacTTATGCTAACCAAAATTCGAACTTGTGACCTCTGTCTctgataccatgttagagtggACACATTAATCAGTTAATCAGAAACTTAAGCTAGTAGGAAAGTATAGATAATTTAtttatattatattccaacaaTACATACTATGGCCATGTTTGGTTCATTTAGTCAcctaactaaagtttagtcactaaaGTTTGTTTAAAAACtgattttattatttttctaaaaTCAAGATCTATCTAATGGTATATAGTTTAGAGTTGTTTGAAACTTGTATGGCTTTTATTTATAGTTTCTTACCGATTGTTACTCTTGATACATATATTCATAATTCGTCGGAGAACTTGACAAGGATCAGGAGGATACCAATTATGTTgattatgtcgagaggagtacgaTAAGAATACATGTGACATGTCACCATACACTTCTTAATTATGTGTAGACATATGCTATTAGATTTTCTAGTTCTTTATCTAAGTGTATGATGATGATTTTATTACTGCATTACATTATCTTATATTGATTATAACCCCCTACATTATGTTAAAATATCTTATACATTATTACTTAAAATATAATGAGTCAAGTTATATGGCTAGTTCTACGCTCCATAGTTTGATGTGTGATATTGTTTTATGCTTACTGATGTGTTTTCAATCAGATAGTTTCGTTTTGTGGCGTACTAAGTTGTCACTTTCTGGCTATATGTATGTGTGTGCAGTGCTTATCACTTGTGTTTATGAGATATTGCTTTTAATGCTTTTGTGAAATACGTTTTGATACTTTAGGAATTTATGAATATTTATATATTATCACCAATTTCATGTGGATGTAAGCTTTTACGAATTTTTAAAAATCAAATGAGGGTACATGTTGTGATTTTACTGATCATATTTTAGATTTTGATCTTTTGTTTTTGAATTATCGATATCGTTTTTTTTTGTTTTCAAAGTTATCATTCTCGATTTCGTTTTCCGagaaaaaaaattaaaaaaactaTAATAATTCTAGTGTTACATACCATTGTCGACAATTTTCATTCCTAGATGTAACATATGATCCTAATAACTAACAGCTTATATGCTAGAGCGTTCTATTTTTTTAAGTTCACAGCCGGTATTCATCGACAAACCGGATTCAGACGGTTTTAATGACAAATTTAAGCTCGGGTTCAATGTTCAACCTACGCATGTGAGTTAATGTAATTTATATAAAAAAAATTCTTGTGTGTAGGAGAAACATGCTGCAGCGATTTCAGTGCTGAAGGACCTGCTTTAGTCTTCGTCATCAGAAGCAGGCGGTGGCAATTCTGTTGATGGAATGAATGTTTGGCTAATCTACATGTACACGCCTTTGTTAATGGGCTGCACGTTTTTGGTGAACTATCATTTGTATCTCGTGCTCTGGGCGCCAGCTTTTTCTCTTCCATACTAaattatactccctccgtttaaaATAATAGTTGTTTTAGCTCttggtttatatatatatatatgataaatTTAAACACATATATAAAATATATGCATCAAAATTGTATGAATCCACTAATTTTTTAAAACGACTACTAGTTTGAAAACGGATGGAGTAAATTATTCTAATTTTTTAAGTCAAAAAAATCTGAAGTTTATGCAGGGCGAAGCTGAGATGGTTTCTATGGGGGCAAATGCACCCTAAAGAATCTAAAATCTATAGATCCAGTTAAAATTTTACCATATATACATCATATAACAAATTCTTACACATCCTCAAGACAAATGCACTTCCATCAAATTTGTTCTAACTTCACCACTGGTGTTAAGTACATATCGATATTTTAAAAGGAATAAGAACAATACAACATCAATTATGTTAAGAATCATCCTTCCCACCGAAGGATTCGGGGAAGAAGGTTTAGAATCTTAATTGATTCGTACTTCCGAAGTTCGTGGTTCTCGACATGTGGTAGCTAGTACAGATCATAATACAACTACATGATGTTTTTCTCCCCTTTCAGAGATATGGAAGGGAGAATGATGTTCAAAGTTTAACAGAGAGTGCTAAGTCGATTTTCATTGGAAGTTCGAAGTAGTTTTTTTTCTTGGATTGAAAGTTTTATCTTCCGACACGTGTTCAAAATAGATTTCCTGATGTTAAGTTGATTTCCTTTTGACCGAAGTTCTTAACAGCTCAACTGCTCAAGGGAGAGACGGAACGTCGTTCTCGCAGGCTCGCAGCGGACACCTCTTCCTTGCAATGCATGACCAAACGAAACACGAGTCGTCAAACCTCTTGCTGCAGATCACATGCCGACCCCATCCTGAAACACCCACCCATCCTGGCACTGGCAGTGAGCATATATATCTCACAGTTGCTCGATCGTTGTAGTTTCCTTTCTGCAGATCAGACTATCAGAGTGCAGTCCGCTGTCGATTCAGTAGCAAATGCTAGTAGTTTTATCTAACAGCTAAATAGTCGATGTCATCTAGTACTTTGCTGTCAGATACTCAGACGTACTCGTGTACGTACGCCATATATGCATTGATTGCGTGCAAAGGTTCAGCATCCGAGCGGAGGGAGGGTCGCGCCGTAGTGGTTCCATCGGCGCCTCGGTCTCACGCGGTCGGCGCCGTAGTGCCCAGGATTCAGAAAGCTTGGGCGGTCTGGTGAAGGAGCGGGATCATGGTGAGCTTTGTAAACGACGTGGCTCGACATGCTTCTAGACATGCCGCTCGCAGTCAGCATGCTCCTCTGCCCTGCTCTGTAAAACTTTGCACGCAAAACCTTGTGCTTTCCAGATATACTGTCCGTCAATGATCACTCGCAGCCAGCATGTAACCGCTCCCTCGTATGTCCCTTATATATACGCACGACTTCCATCAGCAATTCAGCAGTGTACTCCAAAGTCAAAAGCCTAACCTCTTTGTCTTTGCCCCGGCCTGGGGAGTATTTGCACCGGAATACGTAGAATCAGAATGTGCGGTAGGTATATATGGGGCGCGGTAATAAAATTTAGGTCAGAATGCTAGTTAGGCTAGTTCAGTAACGATCATACTCTTGTTATTCTTCATCAGGTTCTATGTA
This portion of the Zea mays cultivar B73 chromosome 2, Zm-B73-REFERENCE-NAM-5.0, whole genome shotgun sequence genome encodes:
- the LOC100276231 gene encoding uncharacterized protein LOC100276231, producing MGLCISVSLWKEKLYGADGSSRSVQCRVVHEVAGVESGDCECGNLGSDADALGVEHKAAAAAAPAAMGVKSGGVEGAAAAVSGGTPVRPIWQRRVLMGVKCQLPRFSGMVLYDESGRPVCTGVRDRARDQEKHAAAISVLKDLL